The region ACAGTCGAAGCGGAGTCGCAACTTTGGGCGAGTCGAGAACGTCATCAATCGTGATCCGTTTGTCGAACTGCGCGTATGGATTCGCGGCTGCGTTTGAGTGGTTCTTCACGGCGACTCGTGCGAGATCACGCCGATCGGCCCCGTACTGAGACAGGTACCGATTCGCTGCCAACCCAGCGAACGACGGCAGTGTGATTCCCTGTTGGTACTCCGCTCCGTGAGTGATACGGCTGATAATATCGGTTGCAGTCGCCGTATCCGCCGCCGACATCTTCTCTCCCCCGACTGCGAGGGCGACATCGGATCGACCAGAGCGAACCGCGTCAACCGCATCGTGGAACGCGCTCGCGCCGCTGGCGCTCGTGTTCTCGATCCGCCTGGCCGAGACGCGGTCCGTCCCGAGACCGGCGGCGAGAGCGTTCGCGAGTCCAGAGACATCGTTGAAGGCTTCCGCTGCCATGTTTCCGACGTGTACCGAATCGATATCGTCGGAATCCAATCCTCCGTCCTCGAGCGCGCGCTCGGCCGCGGCAACTAATAGATCGAGCAGCGACCTATCAGCCGCGGTTTGGAACGCCGTCATCCCGACTCCGGGAACGCCGAATCCGGACGCCGATCTCATCGACTCGTGTGAGCTATAGTCTTGGCTAACCATC is a window of Halopiger aswanensis DNA encoding:
- a CDS encoding thiolase family protein, with translation MRSASGFGVPGVGMTAFQTAADRSLLDLLVAAAERALEDGGLDSDDIDSVHVGNMAAEAFNDVSGLANALAAGLGTDRVSARRIENTSASGASAFHDAVDAVRSGRSDVALAVGGEKMSAADTATATDIISRITHGAEYQQGITLPSFAGLAANRYLSQYGADRRDLARVAVKNHSNAAANPYAQFDKRITIDDVLDSPKVATPLRLYDCCPTSDGAAAIIVAADDIGDVTVEACESAVGVHAVADRSDPLRIESVRAAGQSAYDAAGIGPDDVDVACIHDAFTILEWLEMEELDLAERGEAWKYTRDGRTDIDGELAVNPGGGLKARGHPLGATGISQLVELVWQLRSDVPDERSTGSPGYGLAVNVAGFGNNSVCTIMEAS